From a region of the Acinetobacter calcoaceticus genome:
- a CDS encoding NAD-dependent malic enzyme: MISGHPSKHPLYIPYAGFTLLELPLLNKGSAFTEEERSNFNLHGLLPHIIETIEEQSQRSYQQYCAFTDDINRHIYLRNIQDTNETLFYHLIENHLEEMMPIIYTPTVGEACQRFSDIYRRHRGVFISYPDRDVIDDILQNVNKNNVKVIVITDGERILGLGDQGIGGMGIPIGKLSLYTACGGISPAYTLPITIDVGTNNPQLLNDPIYMGWRQPRISGDEYYAFVDMVIDAVKRRWPKALIQFEDFAQKNAMPLLEKYRDKICCFNDDIQGTAAVSVGSLIAASRAAGKQLKDQKIAFLGAGSAGCGIAEQIVAQMVAEGLTDAEARARVYMVDRFGLITENQPNLLDFQRKLAQKAEVVDQWGNIEEVISLLDVVKNAKPTVLIGVSGQPGLFTEEIIRTLAANCERPIVMPLSNPTSRVEAVPADIVEWTEGKALIATGSPFAPVNHHGKLYNISQCNNSYIFPGIGLGVVASGAKRVTENMLMASSSALANCSPLLKDPQADLLPPLGEIQQVSRIIAFEVAKAAMADGVAVTISDDLLQQKIDQSFWKPEYRKYKRIPF, encoded by the coding sequence ATGATATCAGGACACCCAAGTAAACATCCCCTTTATATCCCATATGCAGGTTTTACACTTTTAGAGTTACCCCTTTTAAATAAAGGTTCGGCTTTCACTGAAGAAGAAAGAAGTAACTTTAACTTACACGGTTTACTCCCCCATATTATTGAAACTATTGAAGAGCAAAGCCAGCGCTCTTATCAGCAATATTGCGCTTTCACTGATGATATCAATCGACATATCTATTTGCGTAATATTCAAGATACTAACGAAACCTTGTTCTATCATTTAATCGAAAATCATCTTGAAGAAATGATGCCGATTATCTATACCCCAACCGTGGGTGAAGCATGTCAGCGTTTCTCTGATATCTATCGTCGTCATCGCGGTGTTTTTATTTCATATCCAGATCGTGATGTGATTGATGATATTTTGCAAAACGTAAATAAAAATAATGTAAAAGTAATCGTGATTACAGATGGTGAGCGTATTTTAGGTCTTGGTGACCAAGGCATTGGCGGAATGGGTATTCCTATTGGAAAACTTTCGCTTTACACGGCTTGTGGCGGAATTAGTCCAGCCTATACCTTGCCAATCACAATTGATGTGGGAACCAATAATCCTCAGTTGTTAAATGACCCGATTTACATGGGGTGGCGTCAGCCGCGTATTAGCGGTGATGAATATTACGCATTTGTAGATATGGTAATTGATGCCGTGAAGCGTCGTTGGCCAAAAGCATTAATTCAGTTTGAAGATTTCGCACAAAAAAATGCGATGCCACTTTTAGAGAAATATCGCGATAAGATTTGTTGTTTTAATGATGATATTCAAGGAACAGCAGCGGTATCTGTAGGTAGCTTGATTGCTGCAAGCCGTGCGGCGGGCAAGCAATTAAAAGATCAAAAAATTGCGTTCTTGGGTGCAGGTTCAGCAGGTTGTGGTATTGCAGAACAAATTGTTGCACAAATGGTTGCTGAAGGTTTAACCGATGCAGAAGCGCGTGCTCGTGTTTATATGGTAGACCGTTTTGGTTTGATCACCGAGAATCAACCAAACTTGCTAGACTTCCAACGTAAGTTAGCGCAAAAAGCTGAGGTAGTTGATCAGTGGGGCAATATCGAAGAAGTAATCTCACTACTTGATGTTGTTAAAAATGCTAAGCCTACCGTGTTAATTGGTGTTTCTGGACAGCCAGGTTTGTTCACAGAAGAAATCATTAGGACTTTGGCGGCAAATTGTGAACGACCAATTGTTATGCCATTGTCGAACCCGACTTCACGCGTTGAAGCAGTGCCTGCTGATATTGTGGAGTGGACTGAAGGCAAAGCCTTAATTGCAACAGGTAGTCCGTTTGCTCCTGTGAATCATCATGGCAAACTTTACAATATTTCGCAGTGTAATAACTCGTACATTTTCCCGGGCATTGGCTTGGGAGTAGTGGCGTCAGGCGCTAAGCGTGTTACAGAAAATATGTTAATGGCATCAAGTAGTGCTTTAGCAAATTGTTCTCCATTGCTTAAAGATCCACAAGCTGATTTATTACCACCGTTGGGTGAAATTCAACAAGTTTCTAGAATTATTGCGTTCGAAGTTGCGAAAGCTGCTATGGCTGACGGTGTAGCGGTAACGATTAGTGATGATTTGCTACAGCAAAAAATTGATCAATCGTTCTGGAAACCAGAATATCGTAAATATAAGCGTATTCCTTTCTAA